The following are encoded in a window of Mumia flava genomic DNA:
- a CDS encoding NAD(P)/FAD-dependent oxidoreductase has translation MSRPRRVVVVGHGIAGLTAADTLRAEGFDGELTIVGDEPRPAYSRPALSKALLRDIDDLASHTLPPSDHGAVELLGVRATALDVGRRRVVLDDGETLPYDGLVVASGCRPRRLGAEAATGTGPGTGAGRRDDALALRNLDDALALRERIASRPSVLVIGGGPLGMEIASGCLDAGCDTTLMSLGPPLLDQLGRWLSDLLVDAARARGLRILPADAPRPPADLVVTAVGDVPNDAWLGSSGLLGGGRLVVDSRGRVRQDVVAAGDVAAFPSTDGPRRTPLWTSAIEQARVAAAALLRGDDAVPYRARPYFWTEQFGLSVKAAGVMPAAGDPVVVDGTGDACLVQWPGAAAAVNYRIPVPRLRRLCETAVA, from the coding sequence GTGAGCAGGCCGCGCAGGGTCGTCGTCGTCGGCCACGGCATCGCCGGACTCACGGCCGCGGACACGCTACGTGCCGAGGGTTTCGACGGCGAGCTGACGATCGTGGGCGACGAGCCACGCCCCGCCTACAGCCGGCCGGCACTGTCCAAGGCGCTGCTGCGCGACATCGACGATCTCGCGTCGCACACGCTGCCCCCGTCGGACCACGGCGCGGTCGAGCTGCTCGGCGTCCGCGCGACGGCGCTCGACGTCGGGCGGCGCCGGGTCGTGCTGGACGACGGCGAGACGCTCCCGTACGACGGGCTGGTCGTGGCGAGCGGCTGCCGACCGCGTCGCCTCGGGGCGGAAGCGGCGACCGGAACCGGGCCCGGCACAGGCGCCGGCAGACGCGACGACGCGCTCGCGCTGCGGAACCTCGACGACGCACTCGCGCTGCGGGAGCGGATCGCATCCCGGCCATCGGTGCTCGTGATCGGCGGGGGACCGCTCGGGATGGAGATCGCGTCGGGTTGCCTGGACGCCGGGTGCGACACGACGCTGATGTCGCTGGGCCCGCCGCTGCTCGACCAGCTCGGGCGGTGGCTGTCGGACCTGCTCGTCGACGCGGCCCGCGCACGGGGGCTGCGGATCCTGCCCGCCGACGCTCCGCGGCCGCCGGCCGACCTCGTCGTGACCGCGGTCGGAGACGTGCCGAACGACGCGTGGCTCGGATCCAGCGGACTGCTCGGCGGTGGTCGGCTCGTGGTCGACTCCCGCGGACGGGTCCGCCAGGACGTCGTCGCGGCGGGGGACGTCGCGGCCTTCCCGTCGACCGACGGACCTCGTCGGACCCCGCTGTGGACCAGCGCGATCGAGCAGGCTCGGGTCGCCGCCGCGGCTTTGCTGCGTGGCGACGACGCGGTGCCGTACCGGGCCCGTCCGTACTTCTGGACCGAGCAGTTCGGCCTCTCGGTGAAGGCGGCCGGCGTGATGCCGGCCGCGGGCGACCCGGTTGTCGTCGACGGCACCGGCGACGCGTGCCTCGTGCAGTGGCCGGGTGCGGCGGCCGCCGTGAACTACCGGATCCCGGTGCCGCGGCTGCGACGGCTCTGCGAGACCGCTGTGGCCTGA
- a CDS encoding TetR/AcrR family transcriptional regulator → MSTLRAAQKRMTYELFLEKGLELFGTKGYAATTVDDIASAAGSTRTTFYLHFASKAELMSALLEKVDTILTSSDDPPLPVVVESGSRALIRAWLDRKFSQWDEIKPYLTASYQAMHEPDVIERTEQWFESAVGDMIAGLDKAGRFDASVRKIRCTLAFGQLEYLSRRYFAVGWATPREICLEELTDSWCHLLTDAG, encoded by the coding sequence GTGTCTACGTTGCGCGCGGCCCAGAAGCGGATGACCTACGAGCTCTTCCTGGAGAAGGGGCTCGAGCTCTTCGGGACGAAGGGCTACGCCGCCACGACCGTCGACGACATCGCGAGCGCGGCCGGCTCGACGCGGACGACGTTCTACCTGCACTTCGCCTCGAAGGCGGAGCTGATGAGCGCGCTGCTCGAGAAGGTCGACACGATCCTGACCTCGTCGGACGACCCGCCGCTGCCGGTCGTGGTCGAGTCGGGCTCGCGGGCGCTGATCCGCGCATGGCTCGACCGGAAGTTCTCGCAGTGGGACGAGATCAAGCCCTACCTCACCGCGTCGTACCAGGCGATGCACGAGCCCGACGTGATCGAGCGGACCGAGCAGTGGTTCGAGAGCGCGGTCGGCGACATGATCGCGGGGCTCGACAAGGCCGGGCGGTTCGACGCCTCGGTGCGCAAGATCCGCTGCACGCTCGCGTTCGGGCAGCTCGAGTACCTGTCGCGGCGCTACTTCGCGGTCGGCTGGGCGACGCCGCGCGAGATCTGCCTCGAGGAGCTCACCGACTCCTGGTGCCACCTGCTGACCGACGCCGGCTGA
- a CDS encoding ferredoxin, translating into MRIVLDRPRCEGHGLCEEAAPALMHLDDDGELVLDREELGDSETAAANAAVRVCPVAALRLS; encoded by the coding sequence ATGAGGATCGTCCTGGACCGACCGCGCTGCGAGGGGCACGGGCTCTGCGAGGAGGCTGCGCCCGCCCTGATGCATCTCGACGACGACGGCGAGCTCGTCCTCGACCGCGAGGAGCTCGGCGACTCCGAGACCGCCGCCGCGAACGCAGCCGTGCGGGTCTGCCCCGTCGCCGCGCTGCGGCTGTCATGA
- a CDS encoding cytochrome P450, with translation MSSTPLRPVTADVDLFGDDVLVDPYPTYRALRESAAVVHLPANDVHALTRYEPIRKALADPETFSSDGAIGFNPMVNEALAGTSLASDPPVHTQLRATLSENLSPRALRGLKAQIQAKADTLVAALVERGSFEAIDDLARALPLEVVADLIGFTGEVRANMLRWGQAAMQVIGPLNQRTAESFPIAGELYGWCSTVTADELAPGSVGRGIFDAEERGDIPPGTAGHIIHQYLGAGVDTTIAALGNVVALMAAHPDQLALVRRDPTLVPAAFNEALRFWAPVHAWGRRTTREVEIDGAVVPAGAQVAILFGAGNRDPRHYEDADTFRVERNPVDHLSFGYGPHGCAGQGLARLEVHAVIASLAARVERLEVADAVRVPSNITRSIEELRVLEVVPA, from the coding sequence ATGTCATCCACACCCCTCCGGCCTGTGACGGCGGACGTCGATCTCTTCGGCGACGACGTCCTCGTCGACCCGTACCCGACGTACCGTGCGCTGCGCGAGAGCGCCGCGGTCGTCCACCTTCCCGCCAACGACGTCCACGCGCTGACCCGGTACGAGCCGATCCGCAAGGCGCTCGCGGACCCCGAGACATTCTCCTCCGACGGTGCGATCGGCTTCAACCCGATGGTGAATGAGGCCCTCGCCGGGACGTCGCTCGCCTCGGACCCGCCGGTCCACACCCAGCTCCGGGCCACGCTGTCGGAGAACCTCTCCCCACGAGCGCTGCGCGGTCTCAAGGCGCAGATCCAGGCGAAGGCCGACACGCTCGTCGCCGCGCTGGTCGAGCGTGGGTCGTTCGAGGCGATCGACGACCTCGCCCGTGCCCTCCCGCTCGAGGTGGTCGCCGACCTGATCGGCTTCACCGGCGAGGTGCGCGCGAACATGCTCCGCTGGGGTCAGGCCGCGATGCAGGTGATCGGCCCGCTCAACCAGCGCACGGCCGAGAGTTTCCCGATCGCCGGCGAGCTGTACGGGTGGTGCTCGACGGTGACCGCCGACGAGCTCGCGCCGGGCTCGGTGGGGCGCGGGATCTTCGATGCCGAGGAGCGCGGCGACATCCCTCCCGGCACCGCCGGGCACATCATCCACCAGTATCTCGGCGCCGGGGTCGATACGACGATCGCCGCGCTCGGCAACGTCGTCGCGCTGATGGCCGCGCACCCCGACCAGCTGGCCCTCGTACGCCGGGACCCGACGCTCGTGCCGGCCGCGTTCAACGAGGCGCTGCGCTTCTGGGCGCCCGTGCACGCGTGGGGCCGGCGCACCACCCGGGAGGTCGAGATCGACGGCGCCGTCGTCCCGGCGGGAGCGCAGGTGGCGATCCTCTTCGGTGCCGGCAACCGCGACCCGCGGCACTACGAGGACGCCGACACGTTCCGGGTCGAGCGCAACCCGGTCGACCACCTGTCCTTCGGGTACGGGCCGCACGGCTGCGCAGGCCAGGGCCTGGCCCGGCTCGAGGTGCACGCCGTGATCGCGTCCCTGGCCGCGCGGGTCGAGCGGCTCGAGGTCGCCGACGCCGTTCGCGTGCCGAGCAACATCACCCGCAGCATCGAGGAGTTGCGCGTCCTCGAGGTGGTGCCGGCATGA
- a CDS encoding LysR family transcriptional regulator produces MDDGQSDASGLDRLASVDLNLLVPLLALLEERSVTRAAARVGLSQPAMSHALGRMRRLLGDELLVRHGAGMTLTPRAAELVVPLRQALEHAGRVVRFPGFDPATDRRTITVASTTSTAFVLGSALARLVAQGAPQATLRLRTFAVPAESDFTSGGVDAVLLSEGVPAPYPRERLYDDRWVVVAAPDAAPVDATALDLLRDLPHVVFEEGLRSSAPYVALDDHRIPYRVGQLVPDNMLIPALVAPVGGVAVHRASVIGAMSEMFPLRVAEFPYPLPGLGIDLVWNPRLADASFIDWLGAVLVEAARLSVPAAP; encoded by the coding sequence GTGGACGACGGGCAGAGCGACGCTTCCGGGCTCGACCGGCTCGCGTCGGTCGACCTGAACCTGCTCGTGCCGCTGCTCGCGCTGCTCGAGGAACGCTCGGTCACCCGCGCCGCCGCCCGGGTCGGCCTCTCGCAGCCGGCGATGAGCCACGCGCTCGGCCGGATGCGGCGGCTCCTCGGTGACGAGCTGCTGGTCCGCCACGGCGCCGGGATGACCCTCACCCCCCGCGCGGCCGAGCTGGTCGTGCCGCTGCGCCAGGCGTTGGAGCACGCCGGGCGGGTCGTCCGGTTCCCCGGGTTCGACCCAGCGACCGACCGTCGCACGATCACGGTCGCGTCGACCACGAGCACGGCCTTCGTGCTCGGCAGCGCGCTTGCACGGCTGGTCGCGCAGGGTGCTCCGCAGGCCACGCTGCGGCTGCGGACGTTCGCGGTGCCGGCCGAGTCCGACTTCACCTCCGGCGGTGTCGACGCCGTGCTCCTGTCCGAGGGCGTCCCGGCGCCGTACCCGCGCGAGCGGCTCTATGACGACCGCTGGGTTGTCGTCGCCGCACCCGACGCCGCGCCGGTGGACGCGACCGCACTCGATCTGCTGCGCGACCTCCCGCACGTCGTGTTCGAGGAGGGTCTGCGGAGCAGCGCGCCGTACGTCGCGCTCGACGACCACCGGATTCCGTACCGCGTGGGCCAGCTCGTCCCCGACAACATGCTGATCCCGGCGCTGGTCGCGCCCGTCGGCGGTGTCGCGGTGCACCGGGCGAGCGTGATCGGGGCGATGAGCGAGATGTTCCCGCTGCGGGTCGCGGAGTTCCCGTACCCGCTCCCGGGCCTCGGGATCGACCTCGTGTGGAACCCGCGGCTCGCCGACGCCAGCTTCATCGACTGGCTCGGCGCGGTCCTCGTCGAGGCCGCTCGGCTCTCGGTCCCCGCCGCACCGTAG